In the Candidatus Electrothrix rattekaaiensis genome, one interval contains:
- the pgeF gene encoding peptidoglycan editing factor PgeF — protein sequence MRNISPAQNDLLFSTSPLITTPHAMFSRQGGVSASPFTGLNLSFSVGDDPAAVSQNREKVKRHLNVQHLASAVQVHGDQVTVVEDITSDREYKDTDALVTGQKGVGLLIQQADCQAVLLHDPQRKVIGAVHSGWKGSVANIIAKTVRAMQEHFGTSPKDLRAVISPSLGPCCAEFNNYKQELPASFQQWQGSENHFDFWTISRWQLREAGVRNENIEVIGICTMCNEDFFSYRRASKTENLRGKPGGTGRNGSVISLSVE from the coding sequence TTGCGCAACATATCACCAGCACAAAATGACCTGCTATTCTCCACCTCCCCACTCATTACCACCCCGCACGCCATGTTCAGTCGTCAGGGAGGAGTCAGTGCGTCACCTTTTACCGGTCTGAATCTCAGTTTCTCGGTTGGTGACGATCCTGCTGCTGTCAGTCAGAACAGAGAGAAGGTGAAAAGGCACCTTAATGTGCAGCATCTCGCTTCTGCCGTGCAGGTTCACGGTGATCAGGTAACTGTTGTGGAAGATATTACCTCTGACCGAGAATATAAAGATACCGATGCCCTTGTCACCGGGCAAAAGGGGGTAGGCTTACTTATTCAGCAGGCTGATTGTCAAGCTGTGCTGCTTCATGATCCACAGCGCAAAGTTATCGGTGCAGTCCATAGCGGCTGGAAAGGCAGTGTGGCAAATATTATCGCCAAAACGGTCCGGGCGATGCAAGAGCACTTCGGCACCTCGCCTAAAGATCTTCGGGCAGTGATCAGTCCTTCTTTAGGACCGTGTTGCGCAGAATTTAACAATTATAAACAAGAACTCCCAGCATCGTTCCAGCAATGGCAGGGGTCGGAGAATCATTTTGATTTTTGGACGATCAGTCGTTGGCAGCTGAGGGAAGCTGGGGTGCGCAATGAAAATATTGAGGTGATAGGGATCTGCACTATGTGTAATGAGGATTTTTTTTCCTACCGCAGGGCGAGTAAAACGGAAAATCTTCGGGGGAAGCCGGGGGGAACTGGTCGGAACGGTTCTGTTATATCGCTGTCGGTAGAATGA
- a CDS encoding type II toxin-antitoxin system HigB family toxin, which produces MHVISRKPFNDAAQKYPNNASTIDALYKTLRNSSFESPDALRALFPSLDNFKYKNKWWVIDIGGNNLRLIAFIEFRDNRMYVKHIVPHSEYDKLCKKYAKEAN; this is translated from the coding sequence ATGCATGTGATTTCCCGCAAACCGTTTAATGATGCGGCTCAAAAATATCCGAACAATGCCAGCACCATTGACGCCCTGTACAAAACTTTAAGAAACAGCTCCTTTGAGTCTCCTGACGCTCTTCGGGCATTATTCCCCAGTTTGGACAACTTCAAATATAAGAACAAGTGGTGGGTCATTGATATCGGCGGCAATAATCTCAGACTTATAGCCTTCATTGAGTTCCGAGATAATCGGATGTACGTGAAACACATTGTGCCGCACAGCGAATACGACAAGCTCTGTAAAAAATATGCCAAGGAGGCCAACTGA
- a CDS encoding DUF3373 family protein: MKKTFSILTLAGMIALPTAAMAGGVKAPVDISDGKVEELAQQVDQLQEELARKNEIVTENDEKLQVMTENLEDMESKLEDMNELLEERSEAWDLAARFLLTGDFRSRLDSYSATGADYLNPATGVLESGREYGNDTLLTNRFRLNMEVKATENMKFKGRLAMYKTWGMESYARNDMNTWWPQFDGNSTRTPADNALRVDRAYVNWTNIGDSPFWFSIGRRPTTDGMPTQVRLGVDKRMATASAQMEYAFDGGTLGYAYDWGNESLGSGRIRYCYGRGFENGVQWDAATYHGSTDIFPLDDTDFTGISWDIMETEDRLLYFQSFIAMNMFMRPNFLDDDFHAMMDERATNYTEGNLYHTSAVYQAAAGDFTYFLSGGWSMTDPGGHGMFNDYATSMLMQADGSMAPNPNWRTNTDSESGYSLYAGIRYDLPGTGLKIGAEYNYGSQYWVAFNPGHDDLYLAKLAARGHVGELYMVYDLPTGETISKYAKTFVRLGYQHYAYDYTGNDWNTKPYDTDDAAMMTASLSMASESGSVVPVDSADQVYVTLDVFF, translated from the coding sequence ATGAAAAAAACATTTTCAATACTGACACTTGCCGGAATGATTGCTCTGCCTACTGCTGCAATGGCAGGGGGCGTAAAGGCTCCAGTAGATATTTCTGACGGAAAGGTTGAAGAGTTAGCCCAACAGGTCGACCAGCTACAGGAGGAACTTGCCCGGAAAAATGAAATCGTTACTGAAAATGATGAAAAATTGCAGGTCATGACTGAAAATCTTGAAGATATGGAGAGCAAACTGGAGGACATGAACGAACTCCTTGAGGAACGCTCCGAGGCATGGGATCTTGCAGCAAGATTTTTACTAACCGGTGATTTCCGCTCCCGGCTCGACTCGTACAGCGCAACAGGTGCTGATTACCTCAACCCTGCAACTGGAGTCCTAGAAAGCGGACGTGAATATGGCAATGACACGCTGCTGACCAATCGTTTTCGTTTGAATATGGAAGTCAAGGCCACTGAAAACATGAAGTTCAAAGGACGGCTGGCCATGTACAAAACCTGGGGTATGGAAAGCTACGCCAGGAACGATATGAATACCTGGTGGCCCCAGTTTGACGGCAACTCAACCCGTACTCCTGCTGACAACGCCTTGCGGGTGGATCGAGCCTATGTGAACTGGACAAATATTGGGGACTCCCCTTTTTGGTTCTCCATCGGTCGTCGACCGACCACGGACGGTATGCCTACCCAAGTTCGTCTCGGTGTGGATAAACGTATGGCAACGGCCTCGGCTCAGATGGAATATGCCTTTGACGGCGGCACCCTAGGTTATGCCTATGATTGGGGGAACGAGTCCTTGGGCAGTGGGCGTATCCGTTACTGCTATGGTCGAGGATTTGAAAATGGCGTTCAGTGGGATGCTGCGACCTATCATGGTTCCACGGATATTTTCCCGCTGGATGACACGGATTTCACCGGCATCAGTTGGGACATCATGGAGACAGAGGATCGCCTGCTCTATTTCCAATCCTTTATTGCCATGAATATGTTTATGCGTCCGAACTTCCTGGATGATGATTTTCATGCGATGATGGACGAACGGGCAACCAACTATACTGAAGGAAATCTCTATCACACCTCTGCTGTTTATCAGGCAGCAGCAGGTGATTTCACCTATTTTCTCTCCGGCGGTTGGAGCATGACTGATCCAGGCGGACACGGCATGTTCAACGATTATGCCACCTCTATGCTGATGCAGGCTGATGGGAGCATGGCACCTAATCCAAATTGGCGAACAAACACGGACAGTGAGAGCGGATATTCCCTGTACGCAGGTATTCGCTATGACCTCCCTGGCACGGGTCTGAAAATCGGGGCGGAGTATAACTACGGTTCCCAATACTGGGTCGCCTTTAACCCCGGACATGATGATCTGTATCTGGCCAAGCTGGCAGCCCGAGGTCATGTCGGTGAGCTGTACATGGTTTACGATCTTCCTACTGGAGAGACGATTTCCAAGTACGCCAAGACCTTTGTCCGTTTAGGATATCAACATTATGCGTATGATTACACGGGCAATGACTGGAATACCAAACCCTATGACACAGATGATGCCGCGATGATGACGGCTTCCCTGAGCATGGCCTCTGAGTCTGGTTCTGTGGTTCCGGTGGACAGTGCTGATCAGGTATATGTTACTCTTGATGTCTTTTTTTAG
- a CDS encoding CU044_2847 family protein, with the protein MTNQLIELEDGLLVEVEVLGDQVNQISGGATEQVDKAIDTVKPVLLKACRPMVSVWQELNKEMTIDNVEIELQLGFSAEGSVFLAKGKGSANLKVKLSISPKSDQT; encoded by the coding sequence ATGACCAATCAACTCATTGAACTGGAAGATGGCCTGCTGGTCGAAGTGGAAGTGCTTGGTGATCAGGTCAATCAGATTTCCGGCGGGGCGACGGAACAGGTTGATAAGGCGATTGATACCGTGAAGCCGGTCCTACTCAAGGCCTGTCGACCGATGGTTTCGGTATGGCAGGAGCTGAATAAGGAAATGACTATTGATAATGTAGAAATTGAGCTTCAACTCGGTTTTTCCGCCGAGGGTTCGGTCTTTTTGGCCAAGGGCAAGGGGAGTGCCAACCTCAAGGTTAAGCTGTCTATTTCGCCAAAATCTGACCAAACCTAA
- a CDS encoding ATP-binding protein: MAFLAGPRQVGKTTAAQRAAGNAKQSLYLNWDVQEHRRILLAGPEAVAAACGFDTLAARADTIIFDEIHKYSKWKTLLKGFFDLYGETCGIIVTGSGRLNVYKHGGDSLMGRYFLYRMHPLSVAELLNPTLREEEIGAPQKIADQEFDALLDFGGFPEPFVTANKRFYNRWRRLRTEQLFQEDLRDISRIQEIGRIEILAENLIRQAGSLINYSTLARNINSSVDTVLRWISILESIYFSFSVRPWFSNIPKSLRKQPKIFLCDWSLVQDQGARNENFIACHLLKAVQWWTDTGLGSYQLYFIRDKEKREVDFLVTRDEQPWMLVEVKTSGKANLSPHLSVFQEKTGAEHALQVAMDADYVDVDCFTVQRPVIVPAKTFLSQLV, from the coding sequence ATGGCCTTCCTTGCCGGTCCTCGACAGGTCGGAAAAACCACCGCTGCGCAACGTGCTGCTGGCAATGCAAAGCAGTCACTGTATCTGAATTGGGATGTGCAGGAGCATCGCCGCATATTGCTTGCCGGGCCGGAGGCTGTTGCTGCTGCGTGCGGCTTTGACACCTTGGCAGCAAGGGCCGACACAATTATTTTTGATGAAATTCACAAATATTCCAAATGGAAAACGCTGCTCAAAGGGTTTTTCGATCTGTACGGCGAGACGTGCGGCATTATAGTTACAGGCTCCGGCAGACTGAATGTTTATAAACACGGTGGGGACAGTCTGATGGGGCGTTATTTTCTCTATCGCATGCACCCCTTGTCTGTTGCTGAGCTGCTCAACCCGACCCTGAGGGAAGAGGAAATCGGTGCTCCGCAAAAAATTGCAGATCAGGAATTTGACGCCCTGCTCGACTTCGGGGGTTTTCCAGAACCGTTTGTGACGGCGAATAAGAGATTTTATAATCGCTGGCGTCGCCTGCGGACCGAACAGCTCTTTCAGGAAGACCTTCGGGATATTTCCCGCATTCAGGAGATCGGTCGGATAGAAATTCTTGCTGAAAATCTGATCCGTCAAGCTGGCAGTTTAATCAATTACAGCACACTTGCCAGAAATATAAACAGTAGTGTGGATACTGTTCTTCGCTGGATCAGCATATTGGAATCAATTTATTTTTCATTTTCAGTGCGTCCGTGGTTTTCGAATATTCCTAAATCGCTGCGCAAACAACCCAAAATATTTCTCTGTGACTGGAGCCTTGTTCAGGATCAGGGGGCCAGGAATGAAAATTTTATTGCCTGCCATCTGCTCAAGGCTGTGCAATGGTGGACCGACACCGGCCTCGGCAGCTATCAGCTTTATTTTATCCGGGATAAAGAAAAACGGGAGGTTGATTTCCTGGTCACCCGGGACGAGCAGCCCTGGATGCTTGTGGAGGTAAAGACTTCAGGCAAGGCGAACTTGAGTCCACATCTTTCGGTGTTTCAGGAAAAAACAGGTGCCGAGCACGCCTTGCAGGTTGCTATGGATGCTGATTACGTGGATGTCGACTGTTTTACAGTGCAAAGACCGGTCATCGTGCCTGCAAAAACTTTTCTGTCTCAGCTTGTTTAA